A single region of the Gemmatimonadales bacterium genome encodes:
- a CDS encoding DUF4254 domain-containing protein — MVDTIGTLIARLAQTNIELWHEEDKARVEDDHQVAAAKRRIDELNQQRNDLIERIDAEVLSLALASRRSGSARG, encoded by the coding sequence ATGGTCGACACGATCGGCACCCTGATTGCGCGGTTGGCACAGACGAATATCGAGTTGTGGCACGAAGAGGACAAGGCGCGTGTCGAGGACGACCATCAGGTGGCGGCCGCGAAGCGTCGCATCGACGAGCTCAACCAGCAGCGTAACGATCTGATCGAGCGGATCGACGCCGAGGTGCTGAGCCTGGCGCTGGCGTCGCGCCGGTCGGGGTCGGCGCGTGGCTGA